The nucleotide sequence CAGCTCGAGCGCCGCCATGTGCTCGGGTGACAGCGACACCTCGGCGTCCACGCTGCCTCCGCCCTCCCGCCCGGGGTACAGCACCGTCCTCCCGTCGTTCTTGTTCGCCCTCCCGCTCCGCACCGCCGTCGGCTTCCCCCACCCGAAGTCGCACCCGTacgcgtcgaaccacggcgagccCCCCATCATCGTCAGCCGCACCGTCACCACGGGCTCCGCCGTCCACGCGGCCACGCGCGCCCGGATGGACGCGTCCGTGTTCGCCGCCACCGCGCGGCCCACGGCCGCCGCCCCCCGCCCGTGCCCGCCGCGCGCCAGCAGCTCCGACACGCGCACGGGCTCCGTGCTGACGGCGTAGAGGCTGTTGCCGAAGTACTCCGCCGGCAGCGCCGGCCGGAGCCGCCCGCGGTTGTTGGCAGCCCCGCGGAACGCCGTCTCGTCGTCCGGGGCCAGCCGCCGGGCGCGGGTGATGCACCGCCAAATGAGCGAGGTCAGGCCCTGGTACCGCGTCAGGGCGGCCGCGCCCGCCGCGTCCCCGGCAGCTAGGAGCTCTTCGCGGGCCTGTTCCTTGAGCGCCGCCATCGACTCCGCCGTGAAGTGCAGCACGCGCCCGCGGAGCGGCACCCGCGCCGGTCTCTCGATGAGCTCCGGCAGGTCCTTGCacggcagcacgaccggcgctgccgTGCCGCCGTCGGGCGACCAGCGCTCGAACATGGGCCGGGGCGACGACGTCGGCAACTGCGGATCCCCCGGAGGCGCGAGCCTGGCGCGCGATATCTCGGCCAGCGCTTTGAGGAAGTTCCAGAAGGCCGTGCCGTCGGCGAGCGCATGGTTGCAGACGAAGCCGACGAAGACGCCGCCGTCCGCGAGCTCGGTGACCTGGGCGGCGAAGAGGGGGAGCTCGTGGCCGTCGTAGTTGATTGCGTCGTTGAGCGTGAAAAGGTCCTCGACGACACTCGGAACGTCGGCGTCGGGAgggacaacgtcggccgccgcgaCGCCGTCTGCGACGGCGTGGACGACCTCGACGCCCTGGCCGTCACAGTCAATAGAGACCGAGCACCCAACAACGGCCCCGCTGTCATCGCGGTGGCGGTCGGTGACGAAGCGTCCGGCGACAGGGTAGTAGTCGCCCCCGAGGGCTTcggcgagggcgtcggcgaggTGGCTGGTGACGGCGGCGCCGGTGGAGAAGGGCGGCGGGGGAGCGGGGAACAGGAGGCCCTTCTGGATGTAGTTGGCGTTTATCATGGAGACGTCCCATGTGGCGAGCGGGATGCGCTCCCGCGGCCGAGCCGGCGGCTTCACCGTGCGCGACGACACCACGCacacgggcgacggcggcggcattgCGCTCCCTGCTTGCCGGCTGGCTGGCTACAGGGCTGGACTGagatggccgagctcgttctccgACGTGATCGATCCTGGAGGGGCTGCACTATTTATAGGGTATAAAAACTCAAAACTGAATGTGCTCTGCCTATTGTTTACCTGACTGAATGTTCAAGGAAATTGCTCAAAACTGGTCTCACTCACGAGCGGCGTCATAGCTTACGTCAGGCCGTGAGAGTTAACAAATCTACTGCTGCTTTTGATTAATCAACTATAAGCTGTGTAGTGTAGTGCCACTTTgcatttactccctccattccacaatgtagtgcttcttCTATcctcgtgcttcaactttgaccgtaaatttaactatcaagatCGATTGCGGCGAGAGCAaaagttatatcagtgaattcgtattcgaaagaagttttcaattatacatttttttctcccgccgcagtcggtctcgttggttaaatttatggtcaaagttggaccttgggaagcgcgggcgcactatattttgaaatggagggagtatatgtttgaACTGCTCGTGGCAACTCTAACCGATCTCTATCCGCCGTTAGATGAGGATAAATTCGGTTACCCTTCTATCGTTTTTACAGGAGGAAAAATTTATCCG is from Triticum aestivum cultivar Chinese Spring chromosome 3A, IWGSC CS RefSeq v2.1, whole genome shotgun sequence and encodes:
- the LOC123058044 gene encoding uncharacterized acetyltransferase At3g50280; translated protein: MPPPSPVCVVSSRTVKPPARPRERIPLATWDVSMINANYIQKGLLFPAPPPPFSTGAAVTSHLADALAEALGGDYYPVAGRFVTDRHRDDSGAVVGCSVSIDCDGQGVEVVHAVADGVAAADVVPPDADVPSVVEDLFTLNDAINYDGHELPLFAAQVTELADGGVFVGFVCNHALADGTAFWNFLKALAEISRARLAPPGDPQLPTSSPRPMFERWSPDGGTAAPVVLPCKDLPELIERPARVPLRGRVLHFTAESMAALKEQAREELLAAGDAAGAAALTRYQGLTSLIWRCITRARRLAPDDETAFRGAANNRGRLRPALPAEYFGNSLYAVSTEPVRVSELLARGGHGRGAAAVGRAVAANTDASIRARVAAWTAEPVVTVRLTMMGGSPWFDAYGCDFGWGKPTAVRSGRANKNDGRTVLYPGREGGGSVDAEVSLSPEHMAALELDDELRAAVSSSRANFVSL